The Chanos chanos chromosome 3, fChaCha1.1, whole genome shotgun sequence genome segment ATTTTTGCTATGTGATATAATACAGGACTTCCTGACTCCTGCAGCCCTGCAAGGAAGTGTTTTGTCCTCCATTTTCTAGAATAAGCAAAGCAGGTAAACCGGCCCAGTCCCCGCCTACCATGCTACATGACAGACACAATCTAAAGCTGCATgaagagtctctctctgtctctctctctctctctccctctctctctccatcttctctctttcactctctctctagtttCACGGTCATagaaaacaacagtaatgtAATTCATGAATATCTCTGAGATATTACTTCCTGTTTAATGCTGAACATGACACCCTCTATAAAGGGGTATTGTAAAAATATGACACAGGGCAAAAAGCTGAAGCAACCAGGGGGAACAGATGcagaagtgagagaaaaatgctTAAATGCTTAAATGGTTAATGGCTAAATGGTTCATTGCTATGGATTCTTCATCAGGACAGTGTAGAAATTATTTATTTCCACTATTCCCTCGTTGTCTCTACAGGCTAAAACACGTTTAACTCGACATAGTTTTCTTCCATTACTGGCACCAGATCAACTCCAGAATTTTCCATCAAACAAACCGTGATACAGAGCTTTATTCACTCTTGGCTCAGAAAGTTGATAATAATCAATCACCAAGTTTCAAAGTTTTCTTAATTTCTTCAGTAATACGCATATCATTTTAAAGAATGTTAATTctatttctgtttgaaaaatcATATATTATCCTAGCATTGTGCATTCACATTCTGAAAACTGTGACAGAAAAATGGATGACATTATTGTGCATGTCCAgagattacacaaacacaggaagagtgACAGCAGCAGTGTCTAACcagagtgtgtatgttggtTTTATctgctaagtgtgtgtgtgagtgagcatgtgtgtgtgtgtgtgtgtgtgtgtgtgagttagcatatatttgttttatatggcttgagtgtgttttttgttcagtCAGTGAGTTTTTGTgagggtatgtgtttgtgtggattgGTTTTGTCtcaatgaaatattgaaaattGGTTTTGATGGGATATCAAAATACTGtaatgtgaaataaatgaagATAGTGGACcccagcctgacacacacacacacacacacacacacacacactcaaccatgTAAAACTGCAATATTAGTTCTATGCACACCTGAGGCAAAACAAGAACTACCATTAACACAAACATAGAAGATTATTCATTAAATAAGATTTCTCAGCTAGCAAGTTAACTTCAGTCAAAATCCTGAACAACCCAGCATGTTGAGACCTAAGGAGCATTCTTACAGCTTTTGACTTTAGTCATCTAAATGATTAATCCTGCTTTGTGAAACACATCCCTGTAATAAACCTTCAGGAATATATTTGAGTGTAATCTCACCTGTAGTGGGCTCTGGAACTTGTGACTGGGGTAGCTGAGGGCCAGAACTGATGGGAATTTTAGAGCTGGGCTGACTAACCACCCCACGCCTCTGTTGTTTCACATACTGTAGTAATTCATACAACACATCAcctgtaacacatacacacaccttcagGTTTTGCTTATGAAAGTATTATTTGAGTTAGAGAAACAATCATTTTGAACAAACAGTGTAGATCATTCTAATACCATCTTAGCACAATTCTATGATTTATCATATGCCCATATCACATACAGCTAACATACCTGCTGCTCCGCCTGTATGGATTACACTGATTGTACATTGGTCTAAATTAACATCAGTAACTCTTTGACAAATGAGAAAATTCTAAACTGAAATGAGTTAAAAGTCACAATTTTCACTTTTCAGGGTAagtctttcttctctttcgCTTTAAATTTTACACCAGGTAAGCAATACTTGTCCTTTTCTAATGTGAGATGTGAACATATCCCTTACTCCATGACAACTGTATGGAATAAGTTGTGTATGAGGTGTTCTCACAGACCTGAACTTGGGCAGCGGAGGCGGAAGTCCTCTTTAGTAAGGAGACAGAGGGCTTTGCCATTCATCTCAAACTTGTCATGATCTGTCTTTCGTAAGGAATATTCTCTCTGAGCCCATCGTAGCCAATGATTGACATCATCTTTATCCCACAGAGATGGGTTTATCCCTGAAACCATAGTAATGCTTACTTTCAGATTACACGCTACATCCATCACCATCAAAAACTAATCTGAACTAAAAGTACACCACATTATATGTTAAAAATGAACTATATTTTTAATTAGGATAACAGAGAAGGTGTTAGCAACATCACATGATGCTAAGATAATCTTCTAAATATTTTGCTGTTACAACATGCTTCATGTAAGTTAGTGCATTCGACTCAGACTACAGTTAGTTACTGTGTCACTGTGAAATAGCACTGCATTTCCAGTAGACTTAAAGTATATTTAGCAGACTATCACAGAGCTTGCTCGAAGCTCCTGGAACAGAAAGTGAAGACACATACGGAGTCTCCCGGGCAGTTTGCAGAGTTCATCTGGGGCAGTGGAGTATAGTGAGGCTGTGTTAGTATTGGTGGACATCAGGGCTGAGGGATAAACAGGGGCTCTGTTGCCATTGCAGTCATGCTGTGGTGCAGAAAAGATAGATACACAAAACCAGTGCAATTGCATATATACCAGTGAACTGGATTCACAAGTGGACAAAGTCCTGGCTTTAGTTTGATAATCTTGTCTCACTCACAGATTGCTCTTGCTTAATTCTATCAAATTACTCTGTTATTGTGTTATAATCTAAGGTAAAGTATTGTGTTATAATCTAAGGGAAAGTGGAATAtcattctattctgttctattctattctattctattctattctattctattttattttattttgttatattctATTTCAATTGCCCGCATGTCTGCCATTTTGAAAGAACAGCTATCTttataaacactgtaaaaatgtataGTTTCTTTTCGGAGAGAGCGCATAGCCAGTGTTTGTGAGTAATCAGTGGTGGTTCATAAAGCCTGCAGGCACTCACtcacaagtgaaaaaaaaaaacaaaaaaacaatcagaagTGAAAGTATGAAGAGCTCTGCGTATCATCTGCCTTTCTGATTTCACTTGCGCACTCAGAACAAAAGGGGAAACACTAGCATAAAATACACGAAACCCGTAAAACGAAGCATATTACTCACTTTTTAAATTCTCTATGTGAACGATGGTTCTTTTAAACAATATGATCAAATTAACAGAAAAATTGCAGTTTCGGTTCATTTTCCATTTCGGATATAGTCTATATACAGtctatgtaaatgtattttaaaattatgattCAGTTTTCAAAAGCTCAAAACTTTGTTATTGTTCATGGAAAAGAAGTTTTTCTACATCGTACCGTACCTTGATCAAAGGAGGCGGAGAGGAGCCGTCAGTCATTATGCAGTAACCTACCTGAGTCCTAAAAGCCCTCCAAATCCTTGGGACTAACCTTTTGACTGGGGGTCAAAAAAGTTGACTGTAGTTGTAAAAAAGCATAAAATGGAACTTTTGATTCTATTCGAGGCGAGCTTGAGTGCTTTTAAATCGGCAACTCTTTGTAATTGCTCGGTAGGTCgaatgaaatattaaaagtaTCCTTCCGGGAAATGAAAACGAAAGAGACCGGATCTGCCAGGGGGTGTGTTGATCTGTAGCGCGAATGAGCCAAGggcctggggagagagagagagagagagagagagagagagagagagagagagagagagagagagagagagagagagagagagagagagagtacaattAAAGCTTGAGAGACGTTATGTGACTGGTGGcgaaacatataaatatatgaggCCAGTATTAACAAGATCATGTGCGACAACGTTGATAACTATGATTATGTCATGGTTGGGGGGGAAATAGCATTTGCCGCCTTTAAGGCGTCTTTTAATTactaacaaaaatatttaccaaTAAATATTACAGGCTATACAACAATTTTACAATGAATATTACAGCCTGCAGAACAATTACCGGGGTAAGGAGCTCTCAACACATACGCACTCACCTGCACAAGAGTAGAGTGCGCTTGAGTCCTCCTGTGCGCTTTAAACATAGCTCCATCTAGTGTTTGGATAAGGTGAGTGAACTCTAGTCGACAGTTGCTATTTGTGTCATATGACCTCCCGTGAACCTGAAATCTACCCGGACGTGCATACGAAAACAAAGTCAGTGGATACTGTTGCAGGAAACAAAATGTGAGTAGTTttcaatttattcattttgtttggaaTCCGTTTCCTGTTGTAAATTTCTTCTGTTTGATAACAGGTTGCGCTGTAACAGAACCAACAGGAAACAATAGTTTTGACAACTGACAAGTTTTATATAGAATACTAAATCGTAGTTCAGCAGACCTGCCAACCTGTACGCGTTTTGACTTCAAGACTGGCACGATTTGTCACTCCAAAGTACGCAAAAAACTGGTGACGCCTTGTGAGTTTGACCAGTTGTGCAGTACTCAAGTCTACGCCCTATGTCAAGCTGTTATATATTTGTAGGTTTGTGATTAACCATACTTATAgtgatgtttctctgttttggcaAAACATTTTGGGATTTACTGTATATGATATACCCTTGCCTTCACCCACCTACAAAAAAGCGGGGATGATTAACAAATACGTAATGTCATTTCAGGAGACAGCAGCTAGGATCCGCAGATTGACAGCAACACTCTTTACCTTGTTTTTATCCATTTCGTTCCCCCTCCTCACTCCGGCTGGTTGGTTCTTCAAGTGAGGACCGTTCTTTGAACTCCTTTGCAAAGGTAAACGGACTGGGCCgagtgggcgggggggggggggggggggggggggggggggggggggggggggggggggggagagattgTGAAGTAAGTCAAACTGAGAAAAACCCGTTTCACTGATTGTGCTGCTATTGGTTTTCctatttatttaactgttcgatttaaatattcatcaaaCCTTTTACTGCCAGACTTTATATTAAGCTACTGTAAGTGGGCCACTTTATTTTCAGGTGCATGCACAGTCAGAAATGATTTTTGTCCTCCAGGTCATGTTTACAGTCAAAATTGAATTAATTAAACTTTTGCCCTGCCTGAGTTTATATTGAGCTACTATAAGTTGttcaggttttatttttagGTATACACTCACTTCGAATTTAGATTTCTTACATTAATAAAAGAGTTGGCTATCCAAAATATActaaatgttatgtttttttttggccgcACATGTGTACATGAGCTGAAAATTTTTTCAACATAAGGTGGTACTCCAAGACTTTCTTCAAGGTTGGCAGGTCTGGTATAGTAGTGCACTTAAAGCCTACCTGTGTTTGTACTAATAGAcacaaagttaaaaataaataaataaacttataaaaataaaatgtcacagcAAATGAATAAAGTTACATGCAATTACTTGATTTCGTGTAGCTCCTCTGTGGCTCTTATTTAACTTggactaaacttttttttcgtCATTGAGAGACTCACCTTGTGTGGGACACCAATCAGAAAGAGACCGCGATTCAAGTAGATATGGGATCCCCGATCAACTCAGTTAGGCTGCCTCTGCTGATGTCgttctgtgcttttgtttatttgtattttacaGATGCTGTCTAACAAAATTGCCCGGCAGCTTGGGCATCCCACTCAGTCTCTGATAGGATGGGTGCTGTCCAAGGTCTTCAACAGGATGAACTGGGTTTTGGAGGAGAATGCTGTCAAGATGTGTGGGATTTCTCCAAATGACACAGTGCTGGAGCTAGGTCATGGGCCGGGCTTGGGCCTGGAGGCTGCTGCTCGGCTCCTCTCAGGACCCAACGGGAAACTTCTTGGAGTCGACCATTCAGAATATATGCACCAGACTGCTGCGAAAAGGATGCAGGATTTAATCGCTAGTGGGAAAGtcacactgcaccactgtgATGTAGCAAGCATGCCCTTTCCAGACAACAGTGTGGATAAAGTATTTCACTGTAATTGCTACTACTTCTGGCCTGATCTGCGGGCTGGGGCTGCGGAGATACACCGCGTCATGAAACCTGGTAAGTAGCAACcctgctgaaatgaatgatgtGATAAGTCTGTCGTGGAAGATTCCTCTTGTCTATGTCTGATTCTGCTTGTCGGGAGAGCATCTATGCAGGTTAGGGCCATGTATAAAAAAGAGCCCAGTTACCAGCTGGTTTGGTTACCATGGCTAGAGGAAAAGATCTCACTGACTTTGGAAGGGGGATGACAGCTAGGGAACATTTGTCAGAAGCTTCAGTGATGAAGACTACTCAATTGTCTGATCTTTCTTGAGGAACAGTGGCTAAGATGATATTGATATTTATGTATGAGGGTAAAACATGATCAGCTAGGCTTAACTTTTGTCAAGAGGACATGGTTAGCTGCGCACTAGTTCCAGATACAAGGCAGAACTGACAAGAATCTCTGACTCAGTTGAGAATAGGaagtttaataaagaaaagttATGCAGCTGACCAAGAAGTCCTGCTTCATGGGCAATACAACCCAAGTTCAAACTTGCTGGTGACTCACAGGAGATTCTGAAGTGGCAGCTTAGACAGTGATTTATCaccatcaacaaaacaacagaatatGGTGAAATTTTTAGAGTTGTGGTTGAGTAAAACTCACTACTGGCCTGGGGTTGTTTAACTCCCTATTAAGATGCTTCATGTTGATGTATCATGGTTCCACTTTGGTGgttacatttctttatttgtctgtccATCTAAATGCAGAAACGTTAggataaataaaaagatttgaGGCAGAGGGTTGTCCCTGAAAATAGGACACAAAACTCAACGTTTTCCATGAAGCATAGCTTCGTTTCCTTTTTTGAATTAGCTAAGCATaactttatttccttttttgaaTTAGCTACCTCAAGTATTTTGAGGCATTCTATTTTGTTTAGGTTTACAGTGTATCTATCCATCAGACATTCTTAACAAATCTGTCTCTCCAGGTGGACTGATGGTGACTGCACTCAATCTGAGCCGAGTAACTACAGTGGCATCTAGGGGGTGGATAAAAGGGAAAAACTGGCGTCCTGAGGTCTACATGGAGGCTCTGAGGGACACCGGCTTCACAGATGTCTTTATTGAAGACAAAATAGACAAGTTCATCACCTTTCAAGTTATGTTTGCTACTGCTGCTAAGTGAGATGGGTTAACTGAAGGAAATAGATATATCAATGTTAAGCTGCCAAAGTCTGTCATTGAAAATGATGTATACAAAGAATTCTGCATTATAGCCGTACAATAAAGATGGTCATTACTTTAGTGGACCCTGGTTTGAAAGAAACTACAATTATATCATGCTGTTAATTACTTATTGAAATGTGTTTCGGTTTTAACtttggtttatttaaatgaatatcTTGTTATCCAGAGTTGATGGATCTGGTTGTGTTGCACCTCACACAACAGTACATAATGAGTAAGGAGGCTGCCCACACCTTTAGATGGGATACTTATTGTCAACACAGTCAAataagaatataaaaatatgagaAGGAAAAGTAATTTTTTAAGTATAAGAACAGTATTGATTACACGAACTGTAGAACTGACAAGATTTCTGGAACAGTCACAAAAGTGCATGTGAAGCAATTAAGTAGTCTGGAATTCAACTCTTACCATTTAGTTTTCATGAATGAAGTAAGGTGGAAAGGCGAAGTGAAAACATAAgataataaaaaagaatattcCGAGGCGGTCTTAAAATTCCCCTAAAGGCCGTATATAGCTGAAATACTACAATATCCGGGATGCTTTTCGTCTGTGGCGGATTTCCTGATGATTACGTATAAACAGTGGCGGGTAGAATCAAAGTGTTCTCCGTTTTAATGCAGGGCTAGTAGTTCAAAACAAACCATTTAGTTTTTTAAGAACGAAGGTAAGTGAAACAACATGTAGTCGACTGCctgacatttaaaagatgttagtATTACATGTGTGAGGTCCAACCATTGCCGCATTCAAGTAATTGTTTACTTGTTAACTAATCGGCGTGTGCAACAAGCTAAAGCTAGCTTGCACCAGTT includes the following:
- the zgc:194242 gene encoding uncharacterized protein zgc:194242 — its product is MLSNKIARQLGHPTQSLIGWVLSKVFNRMNWVLEENAVKMCGISPNDTVLELGHGPGLGLEAAARLLSGPNGKLLGVDHSEYMHQTAAKRMQDLIASGKVTLHHCDVASMPFPDNSVDKVFHCNCYYFWPDLRAGAAEIHRVMKPGGLMVTALNLSRVTTVASRGWIKGKNWRPEVYMEALRDTGFTDVFIEDKIDKFITFQVMFATAAK